One segment of Segatella copri DNA contains the following:
- a CDS encoding LytR/AlgR family response regulator transcription factor, which produces MKLLVIEDEKRMFNQLRKMLLKIEPNVVIEGPVTSVAELREILEDGNRYDLILSDVRINGGTCFNAFEKQKPTVPVIFITAYDEYALKAFRNNGVAYVQKPVEEDELKEAMEKARKMLSPQENITRLLAMLQPQTPKYRERFLIPKGDQFQIVNSFSISHFDVDGKNTIAYLEDGTSVHISESMNELEAELDPKMFFRCSRQHIINIEDIVKMESTWNAKLILRLRRYPEKDFEVSRDRVKELKEKLNQ; this is translated from the coding sequence ATGAAACTGTTAGTAATAGAAGATGAAAAGAGAATGTTCAATCAGCTCAGAAAGATGCTGTTGAAGATAGAACCCAATGTGGTGATAGAGGGTCCGGTGACGAGTGTGGCTGAGCTGAGAGAAATTCTCGAAGACGGCAATCGTTACGACCTCATCCTTTCTGACGTGAGAATCAACGGAGGTACCTGTTTCAATGCCTTTGAAAAGCAGAAGCCGACGGTACCCGTCATTTTCATTACCGCCTATGATGAGTATGCGCTGAAGGCATTCAGAAATAATGGCGTGGCGTATGTCCAAAAACCCGTAGAGGAAGACGAATTGAAGGAAGCGATGGAGAAAGCCAGAAAAATGCTTTCTCCACAGGAGAATATCACCCGGCTCCTCGCCATGCTCCAGCCTCAGACCCCAAAATACAGGGAACGCTTCCTGATCCCAAAAGGTGACCAGTTTCAAATCGTCAACAGTTTTTCCATCAGTCATTTCGATGTTGATGGCAAGAATACGATTGCCTATCTGGAAGATGGCACATCGGTTCATATTTCTGAGAGTATGAACGAACTCGAAGCCGAATTGGATCCCAAGATGTTCTTCCGCTGCAGTAGGCAGCATATCATCAACATCGAAGATATCGTGAAGATGGAGAGCACCTGGAATGCCAAGCTTATCCTCAGGCTCCGCCGCTATCCCGAGAAAGATTTCGAGGTGAGTAGAGATAGAGTGAAGGAACTGAAGGAGAAGCTGAACCAATAG
- a CDS encoding SusC/RagA family TonB-linked outer membrane protein — protein sequence MEKRLSLFFVCLLMSIGAAFAQIDVSGTVISADDNEPIIGASVLISGGAATKGTVTDIDGKFKLNVPNGTKLVFSYVGMKSQTLAATANMKVVLRPEAQLQEVVVTGLQKTDRRLFTGATDRVNAEEAKLNGVADISRSLEGRAAGVSVQNVSGTFGSAPKIRVRGATSIYGSSKPLWVVDGVIMEDVSDVSADDLASGDPETLISSAIAGLNSDDIESFQILKDGSATSIYGARAMAGVIVVTTKKGKQGQAHLNYTGEFTTRLIPSYDNFDILNSQDQMAIYKELRDKGWLNLSDILNGSDYGVYGKMYELINTYNSTSGMFGLANNQESQNAYLQQAEYRNTNWFKQLFSSAIMQNHSVSLSGGTEKSNYYASLSAMVDPGWYKDSKVNRYTVSMNMTHHILDNLSVNLIGGGSYRKQRAPGTLGQDVDVVSGQVKRDFDINPYSYALNTSRALDPYTYYHANYAAFNILHELESNYIDLNVADAKFQLELKWKPFKDLELSTLGAIKYSTSSQEHNILEDSNQALAYRAMDNSLIRDANKLLFLDKTNLYALPVSVLKQGGIYQRTENRMVDYDFRATANYNHTFAQKHIVNLFGGLETTGISRNRTWFNGWGMNYRGETAYFEYLYFKKLDQENSNYYSLRNTDSRSAAFYANATYSFNGKYVVNGTFRYEGSNQMGRTTKARWMPTWNLSGAWNVHEESFFPKLKPLSSLTFRVSYSLTGTPPDASYCSALTKLSMNTLYRPTTSDKELGFVVAALGNDELTYEKKHEFNFGVDAGFFNNRLNVTFDVYQRRNFDEIAPAVHQLYGKAYANVGSMKSWGEELSISSTNVKTQNFSWQTSLIYSHNRTEITDLYNQGRVIDLVQGNGFAKQGYPARALFSIPFVGINEKGYPVCINEKGQTTVGNLNFQERDNTDYLIYEGSTDPVYNGSLGNTFNYKGFHLNVFLTYAFGNVVRLDPVFKAKYNDLTSMTHNFKNRWMQPGDENVTNVPGVLSRYEYEQNSTLLATAYNAYNYTSVRTAKGDFIRLKEISLAYDFPHRWFEHSPVNNISLKLQATNLMLLYADKKLNGQDPEFMNAGGVASPMPKQFTLTLKLGL from the coding sequence ATGGAAAAAAGACTCTCGCTCTTCTTTGTTTGTCTCTTGATGAGCATCGGAGCTGCGTTTGCCCAGATTGACGTATCTGGAACCGTAATATCTGCGGATGACAATGAACCGATTATTGGTGCCTCTGTTTTAATTTCTGGGGGGGCAGCCACTAAGGGTACAGTCACGGATATTGACGGTAAATTTAAACTGAATGTTCCTAACGGAACTAAACTCGTGTTTAGCTACGTGGGAATGAAAAGTCAGACATTGGCTGCTACTGCCAACATGAAGGTGGTGCTTCGTCCTGAAGCGCAGTTGCAGGAAGTGGTTGTGACTGGTTTGCAGAAAACAGACCGACGCTTATTTACCGGTGCTACTGACCGTGTAAATGCCGAGGAAGCAAAATTGAATGGTGTTGCCGACATCAGCCGTTCTTTGGAAGGCCGTGCTGCCGGTGTGTCTGTGCAGAACGTGAGTGGTACCTTTGGTTCTGCTCCGAAGATTCGTGTGCGTGGTGCAACATCAATCTATGGTTCTTCAAAACCTCTTTGGGTAGTGGATGGCGTTATCATGGAGGATGTATCCGATGTGAGCGCAGATGATTTGGCTTCCGGTGACCCGGAGACTCTGATTTCTTCTGCCATCGCAGGCTTGAACTCTGATGATATCGAGAGTTTCCAGATTCTGAAGGATGGTTCTGCTACCTCTATTTATGGTGCGCGTGCGATGGCAGGTGTCATCGTCGTTACTACCAAGAAGGGTAAGCAGGGACAGGCTCATCTGAACTATACCGGTGAGTTTACTACCCGTCTGATTCCATCTTATGACAATTTTGATATTCTCAACTCTCAGGACCAGATGGCCATCTACAAGGAGTTGAGGGATAAGGGATGGCTCAATCTTTCTGATATTCTCAATGGTAGCGACTATGGTGTATATGGAAAGATGTATGAGCTCATCAATACCTACAACAGTACTTCTGGTATGTTCGGACTTGCCAACAATCAGGAGTCTCAGAATGCTTATCTCCAGCAGGCTGAGTATCGCAATACCAACTGGTTCAAGCAGCTTTTCTCTTCTGCCATCATGCAGAACCACTCTGTAAGCTTGAGCGGTGGTACCGAGAAGAGTAACTATTATGCTTCACTTTCTGCTATGGTTGACCCAGGATGGTACAAGGATAGCAAGGTGAACCGTTATACCGTGAGCATGAATATGACCCATCATATTCTGGATAATCTCTCTGTCAACTTGATTGGTGGTGGTTCTTACCGTAAGCAGAGAGCTCCAGGAACTTTGGGACAGGATGTGGATGTAGTATCAGGTCAGGTGAAGCGTGACTTCGATATCAACCCATATTCTTACGCCCTGAACACATCACGTGCGCTCGATCCTTATACTTATTATCATGCCAACTATGCAGCATTCAACATCCTGCATGAGCTGGAGAGCAACTACATCGACCTGAACGTGGCTGATGCCAAGTTCCAGCTGGAGCTGAAGTGGAAGCCTTTCAAGGATCTGGAACTCTCTACACTGGGTGCCATCAAGTATAGCACTTCTTCGCAGGAGCACAACATCCTGGAAGATTCAAACCAGGCGTTGGCTTACCGCGCCATGGACAACTCGCTGATACGTGATGCCAACAAGCTGCTCTTCCTTGATAAGACCAACCTCTATGCCTTGCCAGTATCCGTGTTGAAGCAGGGTGGTATCTATCAGCGTACAGAAAACCGTATGGTGGACTATGACTTCCGTGCCACAGCCAACTACAACCATACTTTTGCACAGAAGCACATCGTCAACCTCTTTGGTGGTCTTGAAACTACCGGTATCAGCCGTAACCGCACCTGGTTTAACGGATGGGGTATGAACTACCGTGGTGAGACAGCTTACTTTGAGTATCTCTACTTCAAGAAGCTGGATCAGGAGAACTCAAACTATTACAGCTTGCGCAACACCGATTCACGTAGTGCCGCATTCTATGCCAATGCAACCTATTCTTTCAACGGCAAGTATGTAGTGAACGGAACATTCCGCTATGAAGGTTCTAACCAGATGGGTCGTACTACAAAGGCACGTTGGATGCCTACATGGAATCTGTCAGGTGCATGGAACGTACACGAGGAGAGTTTCTTCCCTAAACTCAAGCCATTGTCAAGCCTCACCTTCCGTGTGTCTTACAGTTTGACAGGTACTCCTCCTGATGCATCTTACTGCAGTGCGCTCACCAAGCTCTCGATGAATACCCTTTATCGTCCTACTACTTCCGACAAGGAGTTGGGATTCGTAGTGGCAGCACTCGGAAATGATGAGCTTACCTACGAGAAGAAGCACGAGTTCAACTTCGGTGTGGATGCAGGTTTCTTCAATAACCGTCTGAACGTGACCTTCGATGTATATCAGCGTCGCAACTTCGATGAGATTGCTCCTGCCGTTCACCAGCTTTATGGCAAAGCCTATGCCAATGTGGGTTCCATGAAGTCATGGGGTGAGGAGTTGAGCATCTCTTCTACCAATGTAAAGACCCAGAATTTCAGCTGGCAGACCAGTCTGATCTACTCTCACAACCGCACGGAGATTACCGATCTCTACAATCAGGGGCGTGTCATCGATTTGGTACAGGGCAATGGTTTTGCCAAGCAGGGATATCCTGCGCGTGCCTTGTTCTCAATCCCATTCGTGGGCATTAATGAGAAAGGTTATCCTGTATGCATCAACGAGAAGGGACAGACTACCGTGGGTAACCTGAACTTCCAGGAGCGTGATAATACAGATTATCTGATTTACGAGGGTTCTACAGACCCAGTCTATAATGGTTCTTTGGGTAACACCTTTAATTATAAGGGCTTCCATCTGAATGTGTTCCTTACATACGCCTTCGGCAACGTGGTTCGTCTTGACCCGGTTTTCAAAGCCAAGTATAACGACTTGACATCAATGACCCACAACTTCAAGAACCGCTGGATGCAGCCTGGTGATGAGAATGTTACCAATGTGCCTGGTGTACTGAGCCGTTATGAGTATGAGCAGAACAGCACATTGCTTGCTACTGCCTACAATGCTTACAACTATACATCTGTTCGCACAGCCAAGGGTGACTTCATCCGCTTGAAGGAAATTTCATTGGCATACGACTTCCCACACCGCTGGTTTGAACACTCACCAGTGAACAACATTTCATTGAAACTTCAGGCTACCAACCTCATGCTGCTCTATGCAGACAAGAAGCTGAACGGTCAGGACCCAGAGTTCATGAATGCGGGTGGTGTGGCTTCACCAATGCCAAAGCAGTTTACTCTTACATTGAAACTTGGACTTTAA
- a CDS encoding RagB/SusD family nutrient uptake outer membrane protein — protein MKIKKLYIAIVALALSAGMTSCNDYLDKQPDSRLDLQSPSDVSKLLVNAYPQVHPAYLLEMYSDNTDCNLNTGWDAASRFQQQAYEWDDITETSDYEAPSTYWSTYYDAVTTANIALEHINSQADQSSYSAQKGEALLCRAYAMFQMANVFCMAYDETTAATDLGLPYPEVVETNVHVKYDRGTLAELYAKIDKDLQEGLKLVGSTYDKPKFHFTSTSAAAFAARFYLYYQKYDKAVEYANKVLGSNAKGMLRDWNTWGALSANKQIQPNAYIDSSVKANLLLQVVASEWGAIGGPFQYGDKYAHSAIVATKETVQSEGPWGISDKVFNYTVFSNASLSKYIVRKIPYDFEYADIQAGIGTPHAVFAEFTADETLLVRAEAQALLGHYAEALNDLNTELAAFSKTGVQLTLDDVKKFYSDAVTAYYTPEKPTPRKAFHTAFAIDKDTEEPMLQCILHLRRIMTVHEGLRMQDVKRYGITIYRRDVKSNYKITGITDTMEARDPRLAIQLPQDVITAGVTPNPRNK, from the coding sequence ATGAAAATAAAGAAATTATATATCGCCATTGTAGCGTTGGCACTGTCGGCTGGCATGACTTCCTGCAACGATTATCTGGACAAGCAGCCAGATAGCCGTCTGGACCTGCAGAGTCCTTCCGATGTGTCTAAGCTCCTGGTTAATGCTTACCCACAGGTACATCCAGCCTATTTGTTGGAGATGTATTCTGACAATACCGATTGTAACCTGAATACCGGTTGGGATGCTGCCAGTCGTTTCCAGCAGCAGGCATACGAATGGGACGACATTACAGAAACCAGTGATTATGAGGCTCCTTCTACTTATTGGTCAACCTACTATGATGCCGTCACCACAGCCAATATCGCTTTGGAACACATCAACAGTCAGGCAGACCAGAGCTCTTATTCTGCCCAGAAGGGTGAGGCGCTCCTGTGCCGTGCCTATGCCATGTTCCAGATGGCCAATGTATTCTGCATGGCTTATGATGAGACCACAGCAGCCACAGACCTGGGTCTCCCTTACCCAGAGGTAGTTGAGACCAATGTACACGTGAAGTACGACCGTGGTACCCTTGCCGAACTCTATGCCAAGATTGACAAGGATTTGCAGGAAGGCTTGAAGCTGGTAGGTTCTACCTACGACAAGCCAAAGTTCCACTTCACATCTACTTCTGCTGCCGCTTTCGCAGCCCGTTTCTACCTCTATTACCAGAAGTATGACAAGGCTGTGGAGTATGCCAACAAGGTATTGGGCAGCAACGCCAAGGGTATGCTGAGAGACTGGAACACCTGGGGTGCTCTTTCTGCCAACAAGCAGATTCAGCCTAATGCCTACATCGACTCATCTGTGAAGGCAAACCTGCTGCTGCAGGTGGTTGCTTCTGAATGGGGAGCCATCGGAGGTCCGTTCCAGTATGGTGACAAGTATGCACACAGTGCCATCGTAGCAACCAAGGAAACCGTTCAGTCAGAAGGTCCTTGGGGCATCAGCGACAAGGTGTTCAACTACACCGTGTTCTCTAATGCATCTCTTTCAAAGTATATCGTACGTAAGATTCCTTACGATTTTGAGTATGCTGATATCCAGGCTGGTATAGGTACTCCTCACGCCGTGTTTGCAGAGTTTACAGCCGATGAGACCCTGCTCGTAAGAGCAGAGGCACAGGCATTGCTCGGTCATTATGCAGAGGCTCTGAACGATTTGAACACCGAGTTGGCTGCCTTCTCAAAGACGGGCGTACAGCTTACCCTGGATGACGTGAAGAAGTTCTACAGCGATGCAGTTACCGCTTATTACACTCCTGAGAAGCCAACTCCACGCAAGGCATTCCACACCGCCTTCGCCATCGACAAGGATACAGAGGAGCCTATGCTGCAGTGCATCCTTCACCTGCGCCGAATCATGACTGTTCACGAGGGCTTGCGCATGCAGGATGTAAAACGCTACGGCATCACCATCTACCGCCGTGATGTGAAGAGCAACTATAAGATTACAGGCATCACCGACACCATGGAGGCCCGTGACCCACGTCTTGCCATCCAGTTGCCACAGGATGTAATCACAGCGGGTGTTACACCAAACCCTCGCAATAAGTAA
- a CDS encoding zinc-binding metallopeptidase: protein MKHNIYMLMLALVMVLGFVSCSDNDPDGPTIFPVTSPERDQLDMWLQKNYTSPYNIDFKYKMEDIESDYKYTLTPADSAKSAKLAIIIKYLWLDSYAEVLGPDFVKRNVPRVIHLIGSPAYNSNGTIVLGTAEGGLKVTLYQVNSLTDAMLESYASMTEYYFHTMHHEFTHILNQKKPYDTSYNKITESGYVSGNWYQIADSVAHGKGFVTPYAMSEGLEDFAEMLSTYITYTPEQWQAILDDAQKVGGDEAVSALNQKLNIVKNYMLDSWDVDINALRAAILRRGKELSSLDLEHLK, encoded by the coding sequence ATGAAACATAATATATATATGTTGATGTTGGCATTGGTGATGGTTTTGGGCTTCGTGTCCTGCTCAGACAATGACCCGGACGGACCAACCATCTTCCCTGTTACCTCTCCAGAGAGAGACCAGTTGGACATGTGGTTGCAGAAGAACTACACCAGTCCTTACAACATCGATTTCAAGTATAAGATGGAGGACATCGAGTCTGATTATAAGTATACCCTGACACCAGCCGATTCTGCCAAGTCAGCTAAGTTGGCTATCATCATCAAGTATCTTTGGCTCGATTCATACGCCGAGGTGTTGGGACCTGATTTCGTGAAGCGCAATGTGCCAAGAGTTATCCACCTGATTGGTAGCCCAGCCTACAATAGCAACGGAACTATAGTTCTGGGTACTGCCGAGGGCGGTCTGAAGGTTACACTCTATCAGGTGAACAGTCTGACCGATGCCATGCTGGAGAGCTATGCTTCTATGACAGAGTATTACTTCCACACCATGCACCACGAGTTCACCCACATCCTGAACCAGAAGAAGCCTTACGACACATCTTATAACAAGATTACCGAGTCGGGCTACGTGAGTGGTAACTGGTATCAGATAGCAGATTCTGTGGCTCACGGCAAGGGCTTTGTTACTCCATACGCCATGTCTGAGGGTCTGGAGGACTTTGCCGAGATGCTGTCAACCTATATCACTTATACTCCTGAGCAGTGGCAGGCTATCCTCGACGATGCCCAGAAGGTAGGTGGCGACGAGGCTGTATCTGCATTGAACCAGAAACTTAACATCGTGAAAAACTATATGCTGGATTCATGGGATGTGGATATCAATGCATTGCGAGCAGCCATCCTGCGAAGAGGTAAGGAGTTAAGTTCTTTGGATTTGGAACATTTAAAATAG
- a CDS encoding DUF4302 domain-containing protein has translation MKHIFIAIVCLLGSMSLQSCLHDDKEFFDDSAANRIESTVENTQKLLESSENGWQLHYFTGKGMTGGGYTFLMKFANGKVTVAGDTAVAAPTERATSSYTVDRSMGPVLSFNTYNDIFHFLGEPSYGEIEGDQGDWEFVITKLTEDSIFVRGKKWENEMVFTRIPADLDWTSYLNSIADVQKRLGVNYRVGNSTDASKMIEINSSKRRILSRTANGQIVEQPFYVTTTGIHAVNEPVVLDGNEVQDFLVSPTGVLSAKDNEALTLKTYAPSIDTWVGKWILSAMQGSCDITISKVEDEENMLKGTFTTGGYTYNIGLDFDPETGNLNLPSQLIEDPSGKYPALRLMNADLNKGTLLGKGGMNVVWHGVSQEGDFEDDGTLASEGYASDTFIALACTTKGEPIKENGQYVFVIEWYYLSNLTPNK, from the coding sequence ATGAAACATATATTTATAGCTATCGTTTGCTTGTTGGGCAGCATGAGCTTGCAGTCGTGTCTGCACGATGACAAGGAATTCTTCGACGACTCGGCTGCCAACCGCATCGAGAGCACTGTAGAGAACACTCAGAAGCTTCTGGAATCTTCTGAGAACGGATGGCAGCTTCATTATTTCACAGGCAAGGGAATGACCGGTGGCGGCTACACCTTCCTCATGAAGTTTGCCAATGGCAAGGTGACCGTGGCTGGTGATACAGCCGTTGCTGCGCCTACAGAACGCGCCACATCCAGTTATACCGTTGACCGCAGCATGGGCCCTGTGCTCTCGTTCAACACATATAACGACATCTTCCATTTCCTGGGAGAGCCTAGCTACGGTGAGATTGAAGGTGATCAGGGCGATTGGGAGTTCGTGATTACCAAGCTCACAGAAGACAGTATCTTCGTAAGAGGAAAAAAGTGGGAGAACGAGATGGTATTCACCCGCATACCTGCCGATCTGGACTGGACTTCTTATCTGAACAGCATCGCTGATGTGCAGAAGCGCCTGGGTGTGAACTATCGCGTAGGCAATTCTACTGATGCAAGCAAGATGATTGAGATTAATTCCAGCAAACGCCGCATCCTTTCGCGTACAGCCAACGGCCAGATTGTAGAGCAGCCTTTCTATGTTACTACCACCGGTATCCATGCCGTAAATGAGCCAGTGGTTCTGGATGGCAACGAGGTACAGGACTTCCTGGTCAGTCCGACTGGCGTGTTGTCTGCAAAAGACAACGAGGCTCTTACCTTGAAAACTTATGCTCCAAGCATCGATACCTGGGTAGGCAAATGGATTCTCTCAGCCATGCAGGGTTCCTGCGATATAACCATCTCTAAGGTAGAAGATGAGGAGAACATGCTGAAGGGTACATTCACCACAGGTGGATATACTTATAATATAGGATTGGATTTCGACCCGGAGACGGGTAATCTTAACCTGCCATCTCAGTTGATTGAAGATCCTAGCGGTAAATATCCAGCCCTCAGACTGATGAATGCAGACCTGAATAAGGGAACATTGCTCGGAAAGGGTGGTATGAATGTGGTATGGCACGGCGTATCTCAGGAAGGTGACTTCGAGGACGATGGCACACTGGCTTCTGAGGGCTATGCTTCTGATACATTCATCGCCCTGGCTTGTACCACAAAAGGAGAGCCTATCAAGGAGAATGGACAGTATGTGTTTGTCATCGAATGGTATTATCTTTCTAATTTGACTCCAAACAAATAA
- a CDS encoding BACON domain-containing protein: protein MKMKKSIYVIGIAAMGLMASCSSDSDYQAVAESTINVLSAQTSLGPNASEGEVTVDCTPAKAYTDEPSWLSASIEGSTVKLAALANDSRQSRNAKLVIKKTEADSVVINVSQYGLVLEMNKADMIFSSDEATEFVKAYNSNADVKVIYAPEWAKASVDTVSKELKVSLSENTTGHLRADYIKFQVAAVTDSFVVKQFDFDKDIAGEYVYSYYDFNEDDKLEQQTVHATLSRTELSIPEMGLVFPITVNEKTGSVETRSSQCLGKVGKYFIYDTFLDEEGAYYMGSESGVISATFKYSKDYGTYGFFGGTAYNVNNQSGNFLAMILQVFKAKSPSKSNYVLDQGWMVQPFLMDIPKGGDASSAKRQAPALARQMGSSASNMAAKLAVWQSYRKSSIIK from the coding sequence ATGAAGATGAAGAAATCTATATATGTAATAGGTATAGCTGCCATGGGGCTGATGGCCTCATGCAGCAGTGACAGCGATTATCAGGCTGTGGCCGAGAGCACTATCAACGTGCTTTCTGCCCAGACTTCGCTCGGACCTAATGCCAGCGAAGGTGAAGTAACCGTGGACTGTACTCCTGCCAAGGCTTACACCGACGAACCTTCATGGCTCAGCGCCAGCATCGAGGGCAGCACCGTGAAGTTGGCGGCTCTTGCCAACGACTCACGCCAGTCGCGCAACGCCAAGCTGGTTATCAAGAAGACAGAGGCTGACTCTGTGGTAATCAATGTTTCTCAGTATGGCCTGGTGCTCGAGATGAACAAGGCTGATATGATTTTCAGCAGCGACGAGGCTACGGAGTTCGTGAAGGCATACAATTCCAACGCTGATGTGAAGGTTATCTATGCTCCTGAGTGGGCAAAGGCTTCGGTTGATACCGTGAGTAAGGAATTGAAGGTATCGCTCAGCGAGAATACTACAGGTCATCTCCGTGCCGACTATATCAAGTTTCAGGTGGCAGCCGTTACCGACTCTTTCGTGGTGAAGCAGTTTGACTTCGACAAGGATATTGCCGGCGAGTATGTTTATTCTTACTATGATTTCAACGAGGATGACAAGCTGGAGCAGCAGACCGTGCATGCTACATTGAGCCGCACAGAGCTTTCTATTCCTGAAATGGGACTGGTATTCCCAATCACTGTGAATGAGAAAACAGGTAGCGTGGAGACCCGCAGCAGCCAGTGCCTGGGTAAGGTGGGTAAGTACTTTATCTACGATACCTTCCTCGACGAGGAGGGCGCTTACTACATGGGTTCAGAGTCTGGAGTTATTTCTGCCACATTCAAGTATAGTAAGGATTATGGCACTTACGGATTCTTTGGCGGTACTGCCTATAATGTCAACAATCAGTCGGGCAACTTCCTGGCTATGATTCTGCAGGTGTTCAAGGCGAAGAGTCCTTCCAAGTCTAACTACGTGCTCGATCAGGGTTGGATGGTACAGCCATTCCTCATGGATATACCAAAGGGCGGTGATGCATCTTCTGCGAAGCGTCAGGCTCCAGCCCTGGCTCGCCAGATGGGTTCATCTGCCAGCAACATGGCAGCCAAGCTTGCTGTATGGCAGTCGTATCGCAAATCATCTATCATAAAATAA